TCTTATCAATTGTTTCATGATCTGCTACATCATTTGCTAGTAACGCTTCTGCTGCACTTAAAAACGGAACAAGCATTGAGTTTAAAATATAACCTGGTTGTTCTTTTTTAAGTTTTAGAGGAACCATATTTATATCTTCTGCAAATTTAACTACTTCATCATAGTATTCTTGTTGAGTTTCACTATGCCCCATTATTTCAGCAGTATTATTTGACCAGATCGAGTTTGCAAAGTGTAGTGCAAGGTATTTTTCTGGTCTGCCAGTGTATTTTGCAAAGCTACTTGGAAGCATTGTTGAAGAGTTTGTCACAAGAATTGTTTTTTCTGGAAGATGTTTTGCTAATTCTTGGTAAAATGAAATTTTTTGTTCTGGATCTTCTGCAATTGCTTCTATTACTAAATCAGCATCTGCTGCTGCATCTTCATAACTTGTTGTTAATTTAATTCCATCATATGCTTTTATTGTACATTCTTTTAGTTCATCAATTTCATCTATTGTTAGGTCTTCTTTATCGCTAAAACCCCTACAATATGCACTTTTATCTGTTTTCATTTGTTCTAATGTGTTTAGATATATGTCTCTTAATCTTTCGAGTTTAGGTTTTGTTCGTCCAATTGATCCCTCACTTCTCAACCAGATTGTTACATTAAATCCGCAAAAT
This DNA window, taken from Methanobrevibacter oralis, encodes the following:
- a CDS encoding 3-hydroxyacyl-CoA dehydrogenase is translated as MNIKNVVVAGGGVLGSQIAFQSAFCGFNVTIWLRSEGSIGRTKPKLERLRDIYLNTLEQMKTDKSAYCRGFSDKEDLTIDEIDELKECTIKAYDGIKLTTSYEDAAADADLVIEAIAEDPEQKISFYQELAKHLPEKTILVTNSSTMLPSSFAKYTGRPEKYLALHFANSIWSNNTAEIMGHSETQQEYYDEVVKFAEDINMVPLKLKKEQPGYILNSMLVPFLSAAEALLANDVADHETIDKTWILATGAPIGPFRILDIVGLTTAYNIVIMNPEAGDKNTTPGKIAALLKEKIDEGKTGINAGEGFYKYT